In the genome of Actinomadura graeca, one region contains:
- a CDS encoding APC family permease — MSKVPDLAKRLLLGRALSSAQQHEQLLPKRIALPVFASDALSSVAYAPQEILLALGAGGLVMYHYTPWVAAAVVVILLTVVASYRQNVRAYQSGGGDFEVATTNLGDNWGVLVASALLVDYVMTVAVSVSSGVENLGALLKFMQPHEVAVAIGIVVLLTLANLRGLKEAGVAFAVPTYLFMFAIGSMLLWGGLRLIAGADLQAETAHYEIRGDEADVAGFALVFLLLRAFSSGCAALTGVEAISNGVPAFKKPKGDNAAKTLLMLGVVAMTMFGGVTAFAFITDAKFAEPDQGSQLVDPSTGRPVSDADPVIAQVAHTVFSNFSPGFALVTAMTALILFLAANTAFNGFPVLGSVLAQNRYLPRQLHTRGDRLAFSNGIIILATMAGLLIYAYDASVSRLIPLYTVGVFVSFTVSQVGMVRHWNRLLATETDAAQRRRMKTSRGINAFGATLTGVVLVVVLITKFALGAYIVCIAMPVLFLLMRGIRRHYDRVAEELVPSGEDVALPARNHGIVLVSKIHKPTLRALAYARATRPSSLEAVTVAVDAQESQRLQDEWDALDIPVPLKILDSPYREITRPVLAYVKGVRRKSPRDVVTVFIPEYIVGHWWEQLLHNQSALRLKGRLLFQPGVMVTSVAWQLQSSDRLKGRLEPPGPGASRRPPRAAADARPGGGSVSDRD, encoded by the coding sequence GTGTCAAAGGTTCCCGACCTTGCGAAGCGGCTGCTCCTCGGCCGCGCCCTCAGCAGCGCCCAGCAGCACGAGCAGCTCCTGCCCAAGCGTATCGCGCTCCCCGTGTTCGCCAGCGACGCACTGTCGTCGGTGGCCTACGCACCGCAGGAGATCCTCCTCGCGCTCGGGGCCGGCGGCCTCGTGATGTACCACTACACCCCCTGGGTGGCCGCGGCCGTGGTGGTGATCCTGCTCACCGTGGTGGCCTCCTACCGGCAGAACGTCCGGGCGTACCAGAGCGGCGGCGGCGACTTCGAGGTCGCGACCACCAACCTCGGCGACAACTGGGGCGTCCTCGTCGCGAGCGCGCTGCTGGTCGACTACGTCATGACGGTCGCGGTGTCGGTGTCGTCCGGCGTGGAGAACCTCGGGGCGCTGCTGAAGTTCATGCAGCCGCACGAGGTCGCCGTCGCGATCGGCATCGTCGTCCTGCTGACCCTCGCGAACCTGCGGGGCCTGAAGGAGGCGGGCGTCGCCTTCGCCGTCCCCACCTACCTGTTCATGTTCGCCATCGGCAGCATGCTGCTGTGGGGCGGGCTGCGGCTGATCGCCGGCGCCGACCTGCAGGCCGAGACCGCGCACTACGAGATCCGCGGGGACGAGGCGGACGTCGCGGGCTTCGCCCTGGTGTTCCTGCTCCTGCGGGCGTTCTCGTCCGGCTGTGCCGCGCTCACCGGCGTCGAGGCGATCAGCAACGGCGTGCCCGCCTTCAAGAAGCCCAAGGGCGACAACGCCGCCAAGACGCTGCTGATGCTCGGCGTCGTCGCGATGACGATGTTCGGCGGCGTCACCGCGTTCGCGTTCATCACCGACGCCAAGTTCGCCGAGCCCGACCAGGGCAGCCAGCTGGTCGACCCGTCCACCGGCAGGCCCGTCAGCGACGCCGACCCGGTGATCGCGCAGGTGGCGCACACCGTGTTCTCCAACTTCAGCCCCGGTTTCGCGCTCGTCACCGCGATGACCGCGCTGATCCTCTTCCTCGCCGCCAACACCGCGTTCAACGGCTTCCCCGTGCTGGGCTCGGTGCTCGCCCAGAACCGCTACCTGCCGCGCCAGCTCCACACCCGCGGCGACCGGCTCGCGTTCAGCAACGGCATCATCATCCTCGCGACGATGGCCGGGCTGCTGATCTACGCCTACGACGCGTCCGTCAGCCGCCTGATCCCGCTCTACACCGTCGGGGTGTTCGTGTCCTTCACCGTCAGCCAGGTCGGCATGGTCCGGCACTGGAACCGGCTGCTGGCCACCGAGACCGACGCCGCCCAGCGCCGCCGGATGAAGACCTCCCGGGGCATCAACGCGTTCGGCGCCACCCTCACCGGCGTCGTCCTGGTCGTCGTGCTGATCACCAAGTTCGCGCTCGGCGCCTACATCGTCTGCATCGCAATGCCGGTGCTGTTCCTGCTGATGCGCGGGATCAGGCGCCACTACGACCGGGTCGCCGAGGAACTGGTCCCCTCCGGCGAGGACGTGGCGCTGCCCGCCCGCAACCACGGCATCGTCCTCGTCTCCAAGATCCACAAGCCGACGCTGCGGGCGCTGGCCTACGCCCGCGCGACCCGGCCGTCCTCGCTGGAGGCGGTGACCGTCGCGGTGGACGCGCAGGAGTCGCAGCGCCTCCAGGACGAGTGGGACGCCCTCGACATCCCCGTCCCGCTGAAGATCCTCGACTCCCCGTACCGGGAGATCACCCGGCCCGTCCTCGCCTACGTCAAGGGCGTCCGCCGCAAGAGCCCCCGCGACGTCGTCACCGTGTTCATCCCCGAGTACATCGTCGGCCACTGGTGGGAGCAGCTCCTGCACAACCAGAGCGCCCTGCGCCTCAAGGGCAGGCTGCTGTTCCAGCCCGGCGTCATGGTCACCAGCGTCGCGTGGCAGCTGCAATCCTCCGACCGTCTCAAGGGCAGGCTGGAGCCGCCCGGCCCGGGCGCCTCCCGCAGGCCGCCCCGCGCGGCGGCCGACGCACGCCCCGGTGGCGGTAGTGTTTCGGACCGTGACTGA
- a CDS encoding potassium channel family protein, with amino-acid sequence MHIVIMGCGRVGSTLAHILEDKGHSVAIIDQSPEAFRRLRSGFRGRRITGFGFDRDVIAEAGIEQASAFVAVSSGDNSNIISARVARETFGVDNVVARIYDPRRAEVYQRLGIPTVATVRWTADQILRRLLPEGAEPLWRDPTGAVVLAELDTGHLWVGEKVAALEEHARTRVAFLSRMGEALVPARDTVIQDGDIVHIMARADDVERVNAAVAARNGEDA; translated from the coding sequence GTGCATATCGTGATCATGGGGTGCGGGCGGGTCGGGTCGACACTCGCCCACATCCTGGAGGACAAGGGCCATTCGGTGGCCATCATCGACCAGAGCCCGGAGGCGTTCCGCCGGCTCCGCAGCGGGTTCCGCGGCCGCCGGATCACCGGGTTCGGGTTCGACCGCGATGTGATCGCCGAGGCGGGCATCGAGCAGGCGTCGGCGTTCGTGGCCGTCAGCAGCGGGGACAACTCCAACATCATCTCCGCCCGCGTGGCGCGCGAGACGTTCGGCGTGGACAACGTGGTGGCGCGCATCTACGACCCGCGGCGCGCCGAGGTGTACCAGCGCCTCGGCATCCCGACGGTCGCGACCGTCCGGTGGACCGCCGACCAGATCCTGCGGCGGCTGCTGCCGGAGGGCGCCGAGCCGCTGTGGCGCGACCCGACCGGCGCGGTGGTGCTCGCCGAGCTGGACACCGGGCACCTGTGGGTGGGCGAGAAGGTCGCCGCGCTGGAGGAGCACGCGCGGACCCGGGTGGCGTTCCTGTCCCGGATGGGCGAGGCCCTCGTCCCCGCGCGGGACACGGTGATCCAGGACGGCGACATCGTGCACATCATGGCGCGCGCCGACGACGTGGAGCGCGTCAACGCCGCCGTCGCGGCGCGGAACGGGGAGGATGCCTGA
- a CDS encoding potassium channel family protein: MRVAIAGAGAVGRSIAQELLENGHEVLLIDKSPKAIKVEMVPRAEWLLADACEISALDDAALERCQVVVASSGDDKVNLVVSLLAKTEYGVPRVVARINHPKNEWLFNESWGVDVAVSTPRLLSALVEEAVSVGDLVRLMTFRQGEANLVELTLPEDAPLGGERVGSVAWPHDTALVAILREGRVLVPTPDDTLEPGDELMFVATQDVEDELAELLGAR; this comes from the coding sequence ATGCGGGTCGCTATCGCGGGGGCCGGTGCGGTGGGCCGCTCCATCGCGCAGGAGCTGCTGGAGAACGGGCACGAGGTCCTGCTGATCGACAAGAGCCCGAAGGCCATCAAGGTGGAGATGGTGCCGCGCGCGGAGTGGCTGCTCGCCGACGCGTGCGAGATCTCCGCGCTGGACGACGCGGCGCTGGAGCGCTGCCAGGTCGTCGTCGCCTCGTCCGGGGACGACAAGGTCAACCTGGTGGTGTCGCTGCTGGCCAAGACCGAGTACGGGGTGCCGAGGGTCGTCGCGCGGATCAACCACCCGAAGAACGAGTGGCTGTTCAACGAGTCGTGGGGCGTCGACGTGGCGGTGTCCACACCGCGGCTGCTGTCGGCGCTGGTGGAGGAGGCCGTCAGCGTCGGCGACCTCGTCCGGCTGATGACGTTCCGGCAGGGCGAGGCGAACCTGGTGGAGCTGACGCTGCCCGAGGACGCGCCGCTCGGCGGCGAGCGGGTCGGGTCCGTCGCGTGGCCGCACGACACGGCCCTGGTGGCGATCCTGCGTGAGGGACGGGTGCTGGTCCCGACGCCCGACGACACCCTCGAACCCGGCGACGAGCTGATGTTCGTCGCCACCCAGGACGTCGAGGACGAGCTCGCCGAACTCCTCGGAGCGCGGTAG
- a CDS encoding helix-turn-helix domain-containing protein, which produces MSPDKKAIGARLRQVREAPPYWSRAELARLLRAAADPRDRANMPHVPSLIEMIKQWEAGRHLPNPRYRALYARVTGRSEAELFGAEPARASPWRPGGPGENFASDDEREALELARRVAASDVGDETLVALEMTVDELASDYPRSPPDELLARIRRHLRYVSQLMDARMTLDARRRLVVVGGWLSLLAATCDIDRGHRPPAAAHLRTAAQLAQHGGHIEILAWTLETAAWQLLTEGEYRKAVMLARQAQDVAPRDGSAFIQATAQEGRAWARLGDGPETRRALARVERLVAPLPMPDRPEHHYRYDPAKSDAYQATTLSWLGDPAAVPLARGVLDRLERPAAGPARPRRAASARLDLALALLTAEQADEAAQRALEAMGSGRLVPSNHWRAAEVVTAVEALGLPEAADLNEAFRELCASAER; this is translated from the coding sequence ATGTCTCCCGACAAGAAGGCCATCGGCGCACGCCTCCGCCAAGTGCGTGAAGCTCCGCCCTACTGGTCGCGCGCCGAACTGGCACGCCTCCTGCGCGCCGCCGCCGACCCCCGCGACCGCGCGAACATGCCGCACGTGCCCAGCCTCATCGAAATGATCAAACAGTGGGAGGCGGGCAGACACCTGCCCAACCCCCGCTACCGCGCCCTGTACGCACGTGTGACCGGTAGGAGCGAGGCCGAGTTGTTCGGGGCGGAGCCCGCGAGGGCGTCGCCGTGGCGCCCTGGCGGACCCGGCGAGAACTTCGCTTCCGATGACGAGAGGGAGGCTCTGGAGCTCGCTCGCCGTGTCGCTGCGAGCGACGTAGGAGACGAGACCCTCGTCGCGTTGGAGATGACCGTCGACGAGCTGGCGTCCGACTACCCGCGCTCTCCACCGGACGAGCTGCTCGCGCGCATACGGCGCCACCTGCGGTACGTCTCACAACTGATGGACGCCCGGATGACGCTGGACGCGCGACGGCGGCTGGTCGTCGTCGGCGGCTGGCTGTCCCTGCTCGCCGCGACCTGCGACATCGACCGAGGCCACCGGCCGCCCGCCGCCGCCCACCTGCGCACGGCCGCCCAGCTCGCCCAGCACGGCGGCCATATCGAGATCCTCGCGTGGACGCTGGAGACCGCGGCATGGCAGCTGCTCACCGAGGGCGAGTACCGCAAGGCGGTCATGCTCGCCCGGCAGGCGCAGGACGTTGCGCCGCGGGACGGCTCGGCGTTCATCCAGGCGACCGCACAGGAGGGACGTGCGTGGGCAAGGCTCGGCGACGGGCCGGAGACCCGTCGTGCGCTGGCGCGTGTCGAACGGCTGGTCGCGCCGCTGCCGATGCCCGACCGTCCAGAGCATCACTACCGGTACGACCCGGCCAAAAGTGATGCCTACCAGGCCACCACGCTCTCATGGCTGGGCGATCCGGCGGCGGTGCCGCTCGCCCGCGGTGTTCTGGACCGGCTCGAACGCCCGGCGGCCGGTCCGGCCCGTCCGCGACGGGCCGCCTCCGCGCGGCTCGATCTCGCGCTCGCGCTGCTCACCGCCGAGCAGGCGGACGAGGCGGCGCAACGCGCGCTCGAAGCGATGGGAAGCGGCCGTCTCGTGCCGTCGAACCACTGGCGGGCGGCCGAGGTCGTCACCGCGGTCGAGGCGCTGGGCCTCCCGGAGGCGGCCGACCTCAACGAGGCATTCCGCGAACTGTGCGCGTCAGCGGAGCGATAA
- a CDS encoding 2'-5' RNA ligase family protein, whose product MTSAAETMRDHWWWRPGWQAGRRMYTWHFTFDGRHDVHRLVLAYQQRLAHISGLDPIPLEWLHLTTQGLAFADEITDETVDAVVAAVRARLADVPPATVTVGPAIVDPEVVRLRVEPAGALVPVRSAIRAAITEVVGEVGEGEEWHPHISVSYSNADGPLAPIAAVLAEELPPVHAQIDEVQLIILGRDEHCYTWETRAAVQLSK is encoded by the coding sequence ATGACCTCCGCAGCAGAGACCATGCGCGACCACTGGTGGTGGCGCCCTGGCTGGCAGGCCGGACGCCGCATGTACACCTGGCACTTCACTTTCGACGGCCGGCACGACGTGCACCGGCTCGTCCTGGCCTACCAGCAGCGGCTCGCGCACATCTCCGGCCTGGACCCGATCCCGCTGGAGTGGCTGCACCTGACCACGCAGGGACTGGCGTTCGCAGATGAGATCACCGACGAGACGGTCGATGCCGTGGTCGCCGCCGTCCGCGCCCGGCTGGCGGACGTTCCCCCGGCGACGGTGACCGTGGGCCCGGCGATCGTCGATCCCGAGGTCGTCCGGCTGCGCGTCGAGCCGGCCGGTGCGCTGGTCCCGGTCCGGTCGGCGATCCGCGCCGCCATCACCGAGGTGGTCGGCGAGGTCGGCGAGGGCGAGGAGTGGCATCCGCACATCAGCGTCTCCTACAGCAACGCGGACGGGCCTCTGGCGCCGATCGCCGCAGTCCTCGCCGAGGAACTGCCACCGGTCCACGCGCAGATCGACGAGGTCCAGCTCATCATCCTGGGACGTGACGAGCACTGCTACACCTGGGAAACCAGGGCCGCCGTCCAGCTTTCGAAATGA
- a CDS encoding helix-turn-helix domain-containing protein, whose translation MTADDIPLWSRRLRAAREAKGWDIPETGDLLWRELGKSTRRDSARRMVDNWERGRHKPSGRNLRAICQLLNLDPRDLFDGEDGPARTPPEDDAAQLLITLKADALDLATWAERTNVGDTTINYLASATRRLAQEYLSRPPAPLLAEAAELYRRVADLLRGGRQHLQQTRDLHVIAGQLLAFLSWASSDLGEADAAEAYATAGWVMAEQADHDALRAMLLTAQSKNAFWEGRYRLAAELAQRGQRYAPATEARVLLACQEGDARQALGELASAQEAQRAAAAARDAITAEVEVGGLWACGRARQANYAVGVCLAGRDTAGALAGVAEAREAYAAGELWAYGTWAQLCLGAGIAYILQGDLDDALGELAPILALPEEQRLATLASRFGEVDQHLAHRRFSGSRAVLELREQITEYRAGALTAKAIMKGDQ comes from the coding sequence ATGACCGCCGACGACATCCCGCTGTGGAGCAGGCGCCTGAGGGCGGCGCGGGAGGCGAAGGGATGGGACATCCCCGAGACCGGCGACCTCCTGTGGCGCGAACTCGGCAAGAGCACCCGGCGTGACAGCGCGCGTCGCATGGTCGACAACTGGGAGCGCGGAAGGCACAAGCCCAGCGGCCGCAACCTCCGCGCCATCTGCCAGCTGCTGAACCTCGATCCCCGCGACCTCTTCGACGGCGAGGACGGGCCGGCCCGTACGCCGCCGGAAGACGACGCCGCACAACTCCTGATCACCTTGAAAGCCGATGCGCTCGATCTGGCGACGTGGGCAGAACGGACCAACGTGGGCGACACGACCATCAACTACCTCGCATCAGCCACCCGGCGCCTGGCACAGGAGTACCTGTCGCGTCCGCCCGCCCCGCTCCTGGCCGAGGCCGCCGAACTGTACCGGCGTGTCGCGGACCTGCTGCGCGGAGGCCGACAGCACCTCCAACAGACACGCGACTTGCACGTCATCGCCGGGCAGTTGCTGGCGTTCTTGTCCTGGGCGTCGTCGGACCTGGGTGAGGCCGACGCCGCCGAGGCCTACGCCACGGCCGGATGGGTCATGGCCGAGCAGGCAGACCACGACGCGCTGCGCGCGATGCTGCTCACCGCCCAGTCCAAGAACGCCTTCTGGGAAGGCCGCTACCGCCTCGCGGCCGAGCTGGCGCAGCGGGGCCAGCGATACGCGCCCGCCACCGAGGCCCGTGTCCTGCTGGCGTGCCAGGAAGGTGACGCCCGGCAGGCACTCGGCGAACTGGCGAGCGCACAGGAGGCACAGCGCGCCGCCGCCGCGGCACGTGACGCCATCACCGCCGAGGTGGAGGTGGGCGGGCTGTGGGCGTGCGGCCGGGCACGGCAAGCGAATTACGCCGTGGGCGTCTGTCTTGCCGGGCGGGACACCGCGGGCGCTTTGGCCGGTGTCGCCGAAGCTCGCGAGGCGTACGCGGCCGGTGAGCTGTGGGCCTACGGGACGTGGGCGCAGCTGTGCCTTGGCGCCGGGATCGCCTACATCCTTCAAGGCGATCTCGACGACGCCCTCGGCGAGCTGGCGCCGATCCTGGCGCTACCCGAAGAGCAGCGCCTGGCGACCCTGGCCAGCCGGTTCGGCGAGGTCGACCAGCACCTCGCCCACCGCAGATTCTCCGGAAGCCGCGCCGTGCTGGAACTTCGCGAGCAGATCACCGAGTACCGGGCGGGCGCGCTCACGGCCAAGGCGATCATGAAGGGAGACCAATGA
- a CDS encoding class I SAM-dependent RNA methyltransferase, giving the protein MTDSEPAPDILELEVGDVANGGFCVARHEGRVVFVRHALPGERVRARVTDTTRNFLRADAVEIIEASPDRVPPPCPFAGPGRCGGCDWQHASLPAQRALKAAVVEEQLQRLAGITRTVVVEEVPYPADSEVAPPPGLGWRTRVQFSVSGGAVGLRRHRSHDIEPVDECLIAHPGVELMGIERKRWPGASGVEGIVSGSTGDRLVVLRGRDRRKIRVPRLDVPVRLVRGKPEPGANLPYVRESVSGRLYQISGSGFWQVHPGAAQLLADAVLEALEPKPGDIALDLYCGVGLFAGVLADRVGPDGLVVGVESDGQAVRDARFNLRDLPNVSIERGPVEEVVADLEFGRADSSSRTQNKRGGGAGHTGGSRVRRADLVVLDPPRTGAGRDAVAHIARLAGRKIAYVSCDPATLARDLAYFSDKGWTLESLRAFDAFPMTQHVECLATLVRG; this is encoded by the coding sequence GTGACTGATTCGGAACCGGCCCCCGACATCCTCGAACTGGAGGTCGGCGACGTCGCCAACGGCGGCTTCTGCGTCGCCCGCCACGAGGGCCGCGTCGTCTTCGTCCGGCACGCCCTGCCCGGCGAACGGGTCCGCGCCCGCGTCACCGACACCACCAGGAACTTCCTGCGCGCCGACGCCGTGGAGATCATCGAGGCGTCCCCCGACCGCGTCCCGCCGCCCTGCCCGTTCGCCGGGCCAGGGCGCTGCGGCGGCTGCGACTGGCAGCACGCCTCCCTGCCCGCCCAGCGCGCCCTCAAGGCCGCCGTCGTCGAGGAGCAGCTCCAGCGCCTCGCCGGGATCACCCGCACCGTCGTCGTGGAAGAGGTCCCTTACCCGGCCGACAGTGAAGTCGCACCCCCGCCCGGCCTCGGCTGGCGCACCCGCGTCCAGTTCTCCGTCTCCGGCGGCGCCGTCGGCCTGCGCCGCCACCGATCCCACGACATCGAGCCCGTCGACGAGTGCCTGATCGCGCACCCCGGCGTCGAGCTGATGGGCATCGAGCGCAAGCGCTGGCCCGGCGCGTCCGGCGTCGAGGGCATCGTCTCCGGCTCCACCGGCGACCGCCTCGTCGTCCTGCGCGGCCGCGACCGCCGCAAGATCCGCGTGCCCCGCCTGGACGTGCCGGTCCGCCTCGTCAGGGGCAAGCCCGAGCCCGGGGCGAACCTCCCCTACGTCCGCGAGTCGGTCTCCGGCCGCCTCTACCAGATCAGCGGCAGCGGCTTCTGGCAGGTCCACCCCGGCGCCGCCCAGCTCCTCGCCGACGCCGTCCTGGAGGCGCTGGAGCCCAAGCCCGGCGACATCGCCCTCGACCTGTACTGCGGCGTCGGCCTGTTCGCCGGCGTCCTCGCCGACCGCGTCGGCCCCGACGGCCTCGTCGTCGGCGTCGAGTCCGACGGCCAGGCCGTCCGCGACGCCCGCTTCAACCTCCGCGACCTCCCGAACGTCTCCATCGAACGCGGCCCGGTCGAGGAGGTCGTCGCCGACCTGGAGTTCGGCCGCGCGGACTCCTCGTCCCGCACGCAGAACAAGCGCGGCGGCGGCGCCGGTCACACCGGCGGCTCCCGCGTCCGCCGCGCCGACCTCGTCGTCCTCGACCCGCCCCGCACCGGCGCCGGCCGCGACGCCGTCGCCCACATCGCCCGCCTCGCCGGCCGCAAGATCGCCTACGTCTCCTGCGACCCCGCCACCCTGGCCCGCGACCTGGCCTACTTCAGCGACAAGGGCTGGACCCTGGAGTCCCTCCGCGCCTTCGACGCCTTCCCCATGACCCAGCACGTAGAGTGCCTGGCCACCCTCGTCAGAGGCTGA
- a CDS encoding DUF3159 domain-containing protein, whose amino-acid sequence MSEAEATGRRATGTAETGTPDAGTADAGTHNADTADTGTTDSAAADTDAGAADTGAGATEATGTAGEHEAAAPGGGDAHDTVEAAVRAQLGKALGGVRGMVEAAVPTIAFTGTYVAAKDIKLAVGAGVGAAVLLLLVRVAQRSSPQFVLNSLVGIAIAAFFALRSGKAEDAFLPGIMLNAAYAAAMTFSILVRWPVVGFIIGSVTGDPTAWRSDPGIVRLCSRLTWLLVLPCAVRVAVQYPIYLADGDQSGLLGPAKIVMGWPLQVAALAAMVWLLARGRTPIDREQKPTS is encoded by the coding sequence GTGAGCGAAGCAGAGGCGACCGGCCGGCGCGCCACCGGAACCGCCGAGACGGGCACCCCCGACGCGGGCACCGCCGACGCGGGCACCCACAACGCGGACACCGCCGACACGGGCACCACTGACTCGGCCGCCGCCGACACCGACGCGGGTGCCGCCGACACCGGTGCGGGCGCCACCGAGGCGACGGGCACCGCCGGGGAGCACGAGGCGGCGGCCCCGGGGGGCGGCGACGCCCACGACACCGTCGAGGCGGCGGTCCGCGCGCAGCTCGGCAAGGCCCTCGGCGGCGTCCGCGGCATGGTCGAGGCGGCCGTGCCGACCATCGCCTTCACCGGCACCTACGTCGCCGCCAAGGACATCAAGCTCGCCGTCGGCGCGGGCGTGGGGGCCGCCGTGCTGCTGCTCCTGGTGAGGGTCGCCCAGCGGTCCAGCCCGCAGTTCGTCCTGAACAGCCTCGTCGGCATCGCCATCGCGGCGTTCTTCGCGCTGCGGTCCGGCAAGGCCGAGGACGCGTTCCTGCCCGGCATCATGCTCAACGCCGCCTACGCCGCCGCGATGACCTTCTCGATCCTGGTCCGCTGGCCCGTCGTCGGCTTCATCATCGGCTCGGTCACCGGCGACCCCACCGCCTGGCGGTCCGACCCCGGCATCGTGCGGCTGTGCTCGCGGCTGACCTGGCTGCTGGTGCTGCCCTGCGCGGTCCGCGTCGCCGTCCAGTACCCGATCTACCTGGCCGACGGCGACCAGAGCGGGCTGCTCGGCCCCGCGAAGATCGTGATGGGCTGGCCCCTCCAGGTGGCGGCCCTGGCGGCGATGGTCTGGCTCCTGGCCCGCGGCCGCACCCCCATCGACCGCGAGCAGAAACCCACCTCCTGA
- a CDS encoding right-handed parallel beta-helix repeat-containing protein, which produces MAILRTPARKGTAAALAAGVLVTGLPAPPASADQPAAEQLYVAPWGKDTWPGTAERPFATPGRAQQAVRARTAGMKADLVVNLRAGTYTLDAPLRLSDETGDSGRNGHRVVYQAHGYGTARQEKVIISGGRRIPGWRPDDRLPGVWRADVGALDTRQLYVDGRRAARPALGKPFPGKVTATKTGYETDSAAPQSWWSPRDMEVLLGFGYAEGRCGVSGISGDARHSVITMDEPCWSLARELYGAEALTGVSDVENSPSFLREPGGWYLDRSRPGHHVLLYLPRPGQDMRRAQVVAPVLESLVTGAGREGRPLHDVGFKGLAFAYATWLAPSEPAGFASAWSMYMRPDGLRTVPGTVAFHRAERLTFEGNTFAHLGAQALEISGNSSHNVVDGNVITDVSDGGILMGVVPPSTKGVNRGNRITNNWINHVGQEYRASSGIWDTATSETTIAHNQVDHVPYSGILTGPSDDLRGIMRKNRVLNNRVFKTNLVLPDGGGIYLRGEQGTSYADGAVIRGNAVDDSKNPEWNVGIYTDDSTNWVTVDRNAVYDYAAAIGGCSEVWGDRPVQNVLYRGNFWDDAVPTWVARREYPGAWPTAEQECGDPAKLRFEHNTLLKPDAPGQACAANAACAAILANAGPLPPYRRTLGIR; this is translated from the coding sequence TTGGCTATCTTGCGGACACCCGCGAGGAAGGGGACGGCCGCGGCGCTCGCGGCCGGCGTGCTGGTGACGGGACTGCCGGCGCCCCCCGCCTCAGCAGATCAGCCGGCCGCGGAGCAGCTGTACGTGGCGCCGTGGGGCAAGGACACCTGGCCGGGCACCGCCGAGCGGCCCTTCGCCACACCGGGCCGGGCACAGCAGGCCGTGCGCGCCCGGACGGCGGGGATGAAGGCGGACCTGGTGGTCAACCTGCGCGCCGGGACGTACACCCTGGACGCCCCGCTGCGGCTGTCGGACGAGACGGGCGACTCCGGCCGCAACGGCCACCGGGTCGTCTACCAGGCCCATGGCTACGGCACCGCACGGCAGGAAAAGGTGATCATCAGTGGCGGGCGGCGGATCCCGGGCTGGCGGCCCGACGACCGTCTTCCGGGCGTCTGGCGCGCCGACGTCGGCGCGCTCGACACCCGCCAGCTCTACGTCGACGGCCGCCGCGCCGCCCGTCCCGCGCTGGGCAAGCCCTTCCCCGGCAAGGTCACGGCGACGAAGACCGGATACGAGACCGACAGCGCGGCCCCGCAGTCGTGGTGGTCGCCGCGCGACATGGAGGTCCTCCTCGGCTTCGGCTACGCCGAGGGGCGCTGCGGCGTCTCCGGGATCTCCGGCGACGCCCGGCACAGCGTGATCACCATGGACGAGCCGTGCTGGAGCCTCGCCCGGGAGCTCTACGGCGCCGAGGCGCTGACGGGGGTGTCGGACGTTGAGAACTCCCCCAGCTTCCTGCGCGAGCCCGGCGGCTGGTACCTCGACCGTTCCCGGCCCGGTCACCACGTCCTGCTGTACCTCCCGCGGCCCGGTCAGGACATGCGGCGGGCACAGGTGGTCGCGCCCGTCCTGGAGTCGCTGGTCACCGGCGCCGGACGGGAGGGCCGCCCGCTGCACGACGTCGGCTTCAAGGGCCTGGCCTTCGCCTACGCCACCTGGCTCGCCCCCAGCGAACCGGCCGGGTTCGCGTCCGCCTGGAGCATGTACATGCGTCCGGACGGGCTGCGGACGGTGCCGGGCACCGTCGCGTTCCACAGGGCCGAGCGGCTCACCTTCGAGGGCAACACGTTCGCCCACCTGGGCGCGCAGGCGCTGGAGATCTCCGGCAACAGCTCGCACAACGTCGTGGACGGCAACGTGATCACCGACGTGTCCGACGGCGGCATCCTGATGGGCGTCGTCCCGCCCAGCACCAAGGGCGTCAACCGCGGCAACCGGATCACCAACAACTGGATCAACCACGTCGGGCAGGAGTACCGCGCGTCCTCCGGCATCTGGGACACCGCGACGTCCGAGACCACCATCGCGCACAACCAGGTCGACCACGTCCCGTACAGCGGCATCCTCACCGGCCCGAGCGACGACCTGCGCGGCATCATGCGCAAGAACCGCGTCCTGAACAACCGCGTCTTCAAGACCAACCTTGTCCTGCCGGACGGCGGCGGGATCTACCTGCGGGGCGAACAGGGCACCTCGTACGCCGACGGCGCGGTCATCAGGGGCAACGCGGTGGACGACAGCAAGAACCCCGAATGGAACGTCGGCATCTACACCGACGACAGCACCAACTGGGTCACCGTGGACCGCAACGCCGTCTACGACTACGCGGCCGCGATCGGCGGGTGCAGCGAGGTGTGGGGCGACCGCCCCGTCCAGAACGTCCTCTATCGCGGGAACTTCTGGGACGACGCCGTCCCCACCTGGGTCGCGCGGAGAGAGTACCCCGGCGCCTGGCCCACCGCCGAGCAGGAGTGCGGTGACCCGGCCAAGCTCCGGTTCGAGCACAACACGCTCCTGAAACCCGACGCCCCCGGCCAGGCGTGCGCGGCCAACGCGGCCTGCGCGGCGATCCTGGCCAACGCCGGCCCGCTCCCGCCCTACCGCCGGACGCTCGGAATCCGCTGA